The sequence AAGATggaggagctgagagagagtcatCATGCATCCTCAGTCAAAGAGGTTTGCGATTGCCCCTTCATGCTTGAAAACCTTTCTAACACTATATTACAATGAATGTATGATCAAATATTTACAAAGGTCTTAAAATTCACGACTGATTGTTAATATGAACAGAATGCCTTTATTTCATGTAAAGAATATTCTACAGAGTATTTCATTCCCATGCCTGTTCAGTTAGTTACAGTCAGCTGTTGTGCATCCTCCTCACATTGCTGCAAAACAAATCAGGGATGAGAGTGGATCCTTCTGACATTGCTGCAAATAAATACCCATTCCTAGAACGCTTGGGCAGATTATACACAAGtatggtaatatatatatatatatatatactggaaGAATGGTggatatactgtacatttccaGTAGAGGATGAACCAGCTCAACGAGCCAGCAACAACACTTCCACTGTCCTCTTCAGTTCAAATGTCTGAGGCATTATGGGGCAGTCAAGAGTACTTCCCCTGGCATGCTATGCCATCCCACTGGGCGAGAAGGAGAGCTGTttgccccatccatcctctcctatGTCCAcaagggtcgtattcattagtacACACCGCAGCAGTATGTTTCGCAAcggaaaacaaacatttcttattGGTTCAAGTTCAGGTCGTCACTCCCTGATTCAGTCCGTTTTCTTGCGTTTGGTTCCTAATGAATGCCACCCAGTCTTATCAGGCTCATGAGGAAGGCTCTGTggcaccctacatagtgcactacttttgacctttagcttaccagtagtgcactatatagggaatagggtgccatttgggaccaaaACCATGGCTCCttcctcagaccacagacaccccCTGGGCAGGGCAGGTGAGGGCGGCGGCTACGTCGGGCCTCTCGATGCGGGCCAGCGCCGAGCACAGAAGCCCCAGAGTGGAGCCCTCCTGCTGAGCCCAGTTGGAAAGGAGGGTGTGTACAGGGGCCTCGCCGTGCCCAAACAGGTCCATCTGCTCGGGCTCGTAGCCCAGCGCGGCCCCCAGGGTCCTCCAGGAGCCTCTGCGGCTCCCGCTCCCCTCCTGGAGCAGACGCTCCACCTCCTCCTGTCTGTGGGGGGGCAGGTTGATGTACAGACGGCCGTCCTGCTTACTGTCCCTCTTACTACCTGAGGGTAGAATACACAACAGACACAGATCGTCACAAGTCCATTCAACAGTTATAATAGATGAGAAAAGCCAATAAGAAAAGACGTCTGTAAGTTGTTCTGGATGAGAGTGTCTGATAAATGCTAAATGTGCTCTACATGGAGAGAGATTGGAACATGTATTTAACTTGGGCTTCTGTTCTCACTCAGGTAACAGTGTAGTGCAGTGAGGTTAATTGTGGTGTAGTCGTGGCTGTTGGTTGTTACCTTTACTTGGCTGGCCATCCTGCAGGCTGTGTGAGTCCAGGAACACTCCGCTGTCACTGTGGAGTTTTTCTCCTTCAGGACACGTCCCCAGCTCTGCAGCGCGAGCTTTACTCAACGCCTGCTTCTGCTTATACGACGTCCAGCTGACGAGACATGGGAGGAAATACGTTTACACTCTTTACTAAAACATAACAGGATCATTTGTATCACAACCTATAACAGAAATACACGACGGCAATCGAAAGGTTTGCAAACAATTCTCCACCCCGTCATGCATTTAACAACTCCCTCCAGCCAATGCTCACACCAATGCAATGCTTCAAGTGTGGAGGATCAGGATGCAGCCAATGAGACGGCAGCGTGTCTCCTGTCAACTCACCACTTGTAGGCGACGTAGAGCAGCAGGCCCAGCACCACAGCAGCCAGAACAGATACGTAGACCAGGATGTGGTTGCTTCTCCCATCATCCTGAGGGGTGAATCCAGGGGCCCTGGGGGCTGCTCCTCCTCCAGGGGCAGGGCTGGCCTCCTCTCCATCATTCACCAACCCTAACCCGGGCAGGCGAGGAGCGGCCAGAGGGCCGTCAGACTCAGGGGGACGAGACAGGATGTGGAGCTTCTTATCTGTTggttggagagagatgggagactgTTGATTAGAGAACCACTGAACCATGAAGGAAACACTAAGGATAGAAGGGGGCCACTTGACATATCTGCCCTGTCCTTATCCCCGTCTCAACATATCTGCCCTGTCCTTATCCCCGTCTCAACATATCTGCCCTGTCCTTATCCC is a genomic window of Oncorhynchus tshawytscha isolate Ot180627B unplaced genomic scaffold, Otsh_v2.0 Un_contig_5348_pilon_pilon, whole genome shotgun sequence containing:
- the nradd gene encoding tumor necrosis factor receptor superfamily member 16 isoform X1, yielding MEVSSHQGIKSSTTEVERATAAPQLSPVALEQTDQVALGDACVSGQFSQSGECCSPCPPGHGVEVECGMEDTKCQPCPEGMFSSSDGLSPCLPCARCPAGIPELTSCSATQDTHCDCDQHFYLWRDGKSAAGLCAACTMCGRGEGVVRLCGAQGNTQCQPCRPGTFSEEKSDIKPCQVCSQCSDTEVEIRACQLNSDTLCMDKKLHILSRPPESDGPLAAPRLPGLGLVNDGEEASPAPGGGAAPRAPGFTPQDDGRSNHILVYVSVLAAVVLGLLLYVAYKCWTSYKQKQALSKARAAELGTCPEGEKLHSDSGVFLDSHSLQDGQPSKGSKRDSKQDGRLYINLPPHRQEEVERLLQEGSGSRRGSWRTLGAALGYEPEQMDLFGHGEAPVHTLLSNWAQQEGSTLGLLCSALARIERPDVAAALTCPAQGVSVV
- the nradd gene encoding tumor necrosis factor receptor superfamily member 16 isoform X2 — encoded protein: MDALWVCTLFLFVNVALGDACVSGQFSQSGECCSPCPPGHGVEVECGMEDTKCQPCPEGMFSSSDGLSPCLPCARCPAGIPELTSCSATQDTHCDCDQHFYLWRDGKSAAGLCAACTMCGRGEGVVRLCGAQGNTQCQPCRPGTFSEEKSDIKPCQVCSQCSDTEVEIRACQLNSDTLCMDKKLHILSRPPESDGPLAAPRLPGLGLVNDGEEASPAPGGGAAPRAPGFTPQDDGRSNHILVYVSVLAAVVLGLLLYVAYKCWTSYKQKQALSKARAAELGTCPEGEKLHSDSGVFLDSHSLQDGQPSKGSKRDSKQDGRLYINLPPHRQEEVERLLQEGSGSRRGSWRTLGAALGYEPEQMDLFGHGEAPVHTLLSNWAQQEGSTLGLLCSALARIERPDVAAALTCPAQGVSVV